One genomic window of Xanthobacter dioxanivorans includes the following:
- a CDS encoding DUF817 domain-containing protein: MWIEGGAPRAGDDWPIIAAFAAREARLGAWFAGRGPAMAGFYEFLRFGIKQGWACLFGGILLALIIATRLWYPQHAAIPRYDALVVAAVAVQLALLAFRLETLEEAKVILVFHIVGTAMELFKTSVGSWHYPEASYLRLAGVPLFTGFMYAAVGSYIARAWRLFDFRFTGHPPLWTLGVLSAAIYLNFFTDHWGLDARWLLVVVAAVLFRRTVIHFKVWKVHRRMPLLLGFFLVALFIWFGENIGTGAGAWLYPHQTKGWAMVSPAKLTSWFLLMLISYTLVAAALWRNTETAAQTAREGSPA, from the coding sequence ATGTGGATCGAGGGCGGCGCGCCGCGCGCCGGCGACGACTGGCCGATCATTGCAGCATTCGCGGCGCGGGAGGCGCGCCTCGGCGCATGGTTCGCGGGGCGCGGGCCGGCCATGGCGGGGTTCTACGAATTCCTACGCTTCGGCATCAAGCAGGGCTGGGCCTGTCTGTTCGGCGGCATCCTCCTCGCCCTCATCATCGCGACCCGGCTCTGGTATCCGCAGCACGCCGCCATTCCCCGCTACGACGCGCTGGTGGTCGCTGCGGTGGCCGTGCAGCTCGCCCTCCTCGCGTTCCGGCTGGAGACGCTGGAGGAGGCGAAGGTGATCCTCGTCTTCCACATCGTCGGCACGGCGATGGAGCTGTTCAAGACGTCGGTTGGCTCCTGGCACTATCCGGAGGCAAGCTATCTGCGCCTCGCCGGCGTGCCGCTGTTCACCGGCTTCATGTATGCGGCGGTGGGCAGCTACATCGCCCGCGCATGGCGTCTGTTCGACTTCCGCTTCACCGGCCATCCCCCGCTCTGGACGCTCGGCGTCCTCTCCGCCGCCATCTATCTCAACTTTTTCACCGACCATTGGGGCCTTGATGCGCGCTGGCTCCTGGTGGTGGTGGCGGCCGTGCTGTTCCGCCGGACTGTGATCCACTTCAAGGTCTGGAAGGTCCATCGGCGGATGCCTCTGCTGCTCGGCTTCTTCCTGGTGGCGCTGTTCATCTGGTTCGGCGAGAACATCGGCACCGGGGCCGGCGCGTGGCTCTATCCCCACCAGACGAAGGGCTGGGCCATGGTGTCGCCGGCCAAGCTCACCTCGTGGTTTCTCTTGATGCTGATCTCCTACACGCTGGTCGCCGCCGCCCTGTGGCGCAACACCGAGACCGCCGCTCAGACGGCACGCGAAGGGAGCCCGGCGTGA
- a CDS encoding ribosomal maturation YjgA family protein codes for MTGAQKERLRRAALYLAAALVVMVGGLVWRLVPMGLPGFFLNYGGGVLWGAMVLLIVGAATDDMRWWLAPVVAASIALAAELFRLYHAPTLDAFRATLAGALLLGRIFNPWNIVAYWLGVALALPLHLAIRRMR; via the coding sequence GTGACGGGGGCGCAGAAGGAGAGGCTTCGCCGCGCCGCCCTCTATCTCGCCGCGGCGCTGGTGGTGATGGTGGGCGGCCTCGTCTGGCGCCTCGTGCCCATGGGGCTGCCGGGCTTCTTCCTCAACTACGGCGGCGGGGTGCTGTGGGGCGCCATGGTGCTCCTCATCGTCGGGGCGGCGACAGACGACATGCGCTGGTGGCTCGCGCCCGTGGTGGCCGCATCCATCGCACTCGCGGCGGAGCTGTTCCGCCTCTACCACGCGCCCACCCTCGACGCCTTCCGCGCCACCCTCGCCGGCGCGCTGCTGCTGGGCCGCATCTTCAACCCGTGGAACATCGTGGCCTACTGGCTCGGTGTCGCCCTCGCCCTGCCGCTTCATCTGGCTATCAGGCGCATGCGGTAG
- a CDS encoding 3'-5' exonuclease: MNYAIHGSMVAALSESDDRFRSAPTTTDAYFSADIETDGPIPGTYSLLSFALVYAGSFDGKRFLRPSGYHKTFYREMQPISNNFQPEALQVNGLDRNALCVRGMDPQRAMSEANEWISNVAGNARPVLVAYPVSFDWAWLYWYFVQFTKEGSPFGYSRCFDLKTAMAVKARIPISEASRSKLPSRLSSSRAHTHNALDDAIEQAEIFANVFEWEGR; the protein is encoded by the coding sequence ATGAACTACGCGATTCACGGGAGCATGGTGGCGGCTTTGTCAGAGAGCGATGACAGGTTTAGGAGCGCGCCCACGACGACAGATGCTTATTTTTCAGCGGACATTGAGACGGACGGGCCCATTCCCGGGACGTACTCTCTTTTGTCGTTCGCACTGGTGTATGCGGGCTCCTTTGATGGCAAAAGATTCTTGCGCCCAAGTGGGTATCATAAAACCTTTTACAGAGAGATGCAGCCCATCTCTAATAACTTCCAACCGGAGGCTTTGCAGGTAAATGGCCTCGACAGAAATGCTCTTTGCGTACGAGGCATGGACCCTCAGCGAGCTATGTCAGAGGCGAACGAGTGGATTTCAAACGTTGCGGGTAATGCGCGCCCTGTTCTTGTAGCTTATCCGGTCAGTTTTGATTGGGCGTGGCTATATTGGTACTTCGTTCAATTTACGAAGGAAGGCTCTCCATTCGGGTATTCGCGTTGCTTTGACCTTAAGACCGCAATGGCCGTCAAGGCTCGAATTCCCATTTCAGAGGCAAGTCGCTCGAAACTTCCGTCTCGGCTTTCCTCAAGTCGCGCGCACACTCACAACGCTCTAGACGATGCTATTGAGCAAGCCGAAATATTTGCCAACGTGTTTGAGTGGGAGGGGCGTTGA
- a CDS encoding NHL repeat-containing protein: MWFMVLFSLILLAVWWRDALRIGRGGHVWCAVLLALGSLGFFGPFLLAATGDLLNHVELPAFFDTTAITGPDATTVTASMPFARIQRYDRDGRFLNGWFANNGGGQFALGLTREGAIALASRRTKEVEFFNPDGSVAAPPRPFTWGGEPMQSLLWPGKLSLKGVVFAQPVQVAGPPPHVLTVLLFPFWHPLLAWLLGGMGMFCMWRSRRRTAAPYSQPPAAVR, translated from the coding sequence ATGTGGTTCATGGTGCTATTCTCGCTGATCCTGCTTGCGGTCTGGTGGAGAGACGCACTGCGTATCGGCCGCGGCGGTCATGTGTGGTGCGCCGTCCTGCTCGCCCTCGGCAGCCTCGGCTTCTTTGGCCCCTTTCTGCTGGCCGCCACCGGCGACCTTCTGAATCACGTCGAACTACCCGCCTTCTTCGATACGACAGCAATTACGGGACCAGACGCGACCACGGTCACGGCGTCCATGCCCTTCGCGCGAATCCAGAGATACGACCGCGACGGCCGCTTCCTAAATGGCTGGTTCGCCAACAACGGCGGCGGGCAGTTTGCCCTGGGCCTGACGCGGGAGGGAGCAATCGCCCTCGCATCGAGGCGCACCAAGGAAGTCGAATTTTTCAATCCGGATGGCTCCGTTGCAGCACCGCCGCGGCCCTTTACTTGGGGTGGAGAGCCAATGCAGAGCCTGCTATGGCCCGGGAAACTCTCGTTGAAAGGTGTGGTGTTCGCCCAACCCGTACAGGTGGCAGGTCCACCCCCACACGTTCTGACAGTGCTGTTGTTTCCCTTTTGGCACCCGCTTCTGGCGTGGCTCCTCGGCGGGATGGGCATGTTCTGCATGTGGCGAAGCCGCAGGCGCACCGCAGCGCCATATTCCCAGCCTCCGGCCGCTGTACGGTAG
- a CDS encoding nucleotidyltransferase domain-containing protein encodes MSELAARRKDTDHRTESLRSHLGSAEALIRGSACVYSTGSFGRREAGSDSDLDLFIVSKLKDESAKKPESRLRQLDEICLKADLIKATRELGIKDFDGDGQYLSHYTIKDIKDKLGKPEDDALNTFTARLLLLLESKPLIGVDVYREIIDDVIAAYWRDYEDHKDEFIPAFLVNDILRLWRTLCVNYEARTEKEPEEKNIKRRKKNYTLKHSRLLTCYSGIMFLLAKYRLFGSVAPSDVREMVSLSPTERLEWMLSIPDLSDAHVSIESIIRGYIEFLVEKSDADRFHDMFSTGEFRVSMAKSYLFAESVFDAVEKVGAKSRLYKLVVV; translated from the coding sequence ATGTCCGAGTTGGCTGCGCGCAGGAAAGATACCGACCATCGGACGGAAAGCCTTCGCAGTCACCTTGGGAGTGCAGAGGCATTAATTCGAGGCTCTGCCTGCGTCTATTCCACCGGGTCGTTCGGCAGGCGCGAGGCTGGCTCGGACAGTGATTTGGACCTGTTTATCGTAAGCAAACTAAAAGACGAGAGCGCAAAAAAGCCAGAAAGCCGCCTGCGTCAGCTGGACGAGATATGCCTTAAAGCTGACCTAATCAAGGCGACCAGAGAGCTCGGCATTAAAGACTTCGACGGTGATGGGCAATATTTATCGCACTACACCATAAAAGACATAAAGGATAAACTCGGAAAGCCAGAAGATGATGCCTTAAACACATTTACTGCACGGCTGCTTTTGCTTTTGGAGAGCAAGCCATTAATTGGCGTTGATGTTTATCGAGAGATAATCGATGATGTAATTGCAGCTTACTGGCGTGACTATGAAGACCATAAAGATGAATTTATTCCGGCATTTTTGGTAAACGACATATTGCGACTTTGGCGCACGCTGTGCGTAAACTATGAAGCAAGAACTGAAAAAGAGCCGGAAGAAAAGAATATAAAGAGACGCAAGAAAAATTATACCCTCAAGCATAGCAGGCTTCTCACTTGTTATTCGGGAATAATGTTTCTTCTCGCAAAGTACAGACTATTTGGCTCCGTTGCTCCATCAGACGTGCGTGAAATGGTATCCTTGTCTCCAACGGAGCGGCTGGAGTGGATGCTTTCCATCCCCGACCTATCCGACGCTCACGTCTCTATAGAGTCGATAATCCGTGGATATATTGAATTTCTTGTCGAAAAGAGCGATGCGGACAGATTTCATGATATGTTTTCAACTGGAGAGTTTCGCGTAAGCATGGCGAAGTCGTATCTATTTGCCGAGTCTGTTTTCGACGCCGTAGAAAAAGTGGGTGCAAAAAGTCGACTGTATAAACTAGTCGTAGTCTAA
- a CDS encoding S1/P1 nuclease — translation MRKWLLAGILATVLSGPAAAWWDGGHMQIAYVAYKHLDAPVKDKVDALLRLNPDYAKWTAAAPDPNTAKLYAFIHAATWADDIKTKAYNYTRDKVTEPAAGQNIGYADRNQHSFWHYKDVLYTPDGSPLPQPDPVDAVTQLKLMIRALPPTSGATDDVRSYDLVWMLHLVGDLHQPLHAVGRYTREIPDGDAGGNAESVIPATGESIALHAYWDRILGGYVSPAGAVFDADNDGIADIKVSPAAAQVVDPEAWVQESFEVAKQFAYAPPVGNGPNAVLLTRDYETNARNIARAQAALAAARLANLINAALK, via the coding sequence ATGCGCAAGTGGCTCCTCGCTGGCATTCTCGCGACCGTCCTCTCTGGGCCTGCTGCAGCTTGGTGGGACGGCGGGCACATGCAAATCGCCTATGTCGCCTATAAGCACCTCGATGCGCCCGTGAAGGACAAGGTCGACGCGCTGCTCCGCCTCAATCCGGACTATGCGAAGTGGACCGCCGCGGCCCCCGACCCGAACACGGCTAAGCTCTACGCCTTCATCCATGCGGCCACCTGGGCCGATGACATCAAGACGAAGGCATACAACTACACCCGTGACAAAGTGACGGAGCCGGCCGCGGGGCAGAACATCGGGTACGCCGACCGCAACCAGCATTCCTTCTGGCATTACAAGGACGTGCTCTATACCCCCGATGGGTCGCCCCTGCCGCAGCCTGATCCGGTCGACGCGGTCACGCAGCTGAAGCTCATGATTAGGGCTCTGCCGCCCACCTCTGGCGCCACGGATGATGTGCGCTCCTACGATCTGGTGTGGATGCTGCACCTGGTCGGAGATCTGCATCAGCCGCTGCACGCCGTGGGCCGGTATACCCGCGAGATCCCCGACGGCGACGCCGGCGGCAATGCCGAGAGCGTCATCCCCGCGACGGGCGAATCCATCGCTCTGCACGCCTATTGGGATCGCATTCTCGGCGGCTATGTCTCGCCGGCCGGCGCAGTGTTCGACGCGGACAACGATGGGATCGCGGACATCAAGGTGAGCCCCGCGGCGGCGCAGGTGGTGGACCCGGAGGCGTGGGTGCAGGAGAGCTTCGAAGTCGCGAAGCAGTTTGCCTATGCGCCGCCAGTCGGCAACGGACCGAACGCGGTCCTGCTTACTCGGGACTATGAGACGAACGCCCGCAACATCGCCCGTGCCCAGGCGGCACTAGCGGCGGCGCGACTTGCGAATCTGATCAACGCGGCGCTGAAGTAG
- a CDS encoding PEGA domain-containing protein, translating to MNTKIRLALAMGAGVSLAACATITRGTTSQVQIQSEPSGADVRTSTGFTCTTPCTMTVNRKDEFSVTFTKAGYEPEEVEVKTRIAGEGAAAGIVGNAIVGGVIGLAADAASGATLEHTPNPLRVILYPKGKKPADAAPNIVWPQGHAPMGPPSAQSAS from the coding sequence ATGAACACGAAGATAAGGCTGGCGCTCGCGATGGGCGCCGGGGTATCGCTTGCTGCCTGCGCCACGATCACGCGCGGCACGACGAGCCAAGTGCAGATCCAGTCGGAGCCGAGCGGAGCGGATGTCCGCACCTCCACTGGCTTCACCTGCACGACCCCCTGCACGATGACGGTGAACAGGAAGGACGAGTTCTCCGTCACCTTCACCAAGGCCGGCTACGAGCCCGAAGAGGTCGAGGTAAAGACGCGGATTGCAGGTGAAGGCGCGGCCGCCGGGATCGTGGGCAACGCCATCGTGGGCGGGGTGATCGGCCTCGCCGCCGACGCGGCGTCCGGCGCCACCCTGGAGCACACTCCGAACCCGCTGCGGGTCATCCTCTATCCAAAGGGGAAGAAGCCAGCGGACGCCGCGCCGAACATCGTCTGGCCGCAAGGCCACGCGCCGATGGGCCCACCATCGGCCCAATCCGCCAGCTGA